One Azospirillum brasilense DNA segment encodes these proteins:
- a CDS encoding O-acetylhomoserine aminocarboxypropyltransferase/cysteine synthase family protein, producing the protein MTDRSPRFETLAVHGGAFRADPVTGSVAVPIHQTTSYQFQDTAHAQRLFALEELGNIYSRVTNPTVDALEQRLAVLEGGAAAVAVASGQAASFYSVLNLAQAGDNIVTSTDLYGGTWNLFANTLKQVGIEARFVDPADPENFRRATDDRTRAYYAETLPNPKLNVFPIREVADIGLELGVPLIVDNTAAPLTVRPFEHGAAVTLYSATKYIGGHGTTIGGVLIDGGTFPWEAHAARFPLLTQPDPSYHGAIWTEAAKPLGPIAYALRARVTLLRDIGAALSPQSAFQLIQGLETLPLRIRQHNANAILVANHLKAHAKVTSVIFPGLQEGEARRRADAYLKGGYGGLVGFELAGGAEAGRRFIDALKLFYHVANIGDARSLAIHPATTTHSQLSAEDQRASGVTPGYVRLSIGIEHPDDIIADLEQALAEA; encoded by the coding sequence ATGACCGACCGTTCGCCGCGTTTCGAAACCTTGGCCGTTCATGGCGGCGCTTTCCGTGCCGATCCCGTCACCGGGTCCGTCGCGGTGCCGATCCATCAGACGACCTCCTACCAGTTTCAGGACACTGCCCACGCCCAGCGCCTGTTCGCGCTTGAGGAGCTGGGCAACATCTACAGCCGCGTCACCAACCCGACGGTCGATGCGCTGGAGCAGCGGCTTGCCGTTCTGGAGGGCGGGGCGGCGGCGGTAGCGGTGGCGTCCGGCCAGGCGGCATCCTTCTATTCGGTGCTGAATCTGGCGCAGGCCGGCGACAACATCGTCACCTCGACCGACCTCTATGGCGGCACCTGGAACCTGTTCGCCAACACGCTGAAGCAGGTCGGCATCGAGGCGCGCTTCGTCGATCCGGCCGACCCGGAGAATTTCCGCCGCGCCACCGACGACCGCACCCGCGCCTATTACGCCGAGACGCTGCCGAACCCGAAGCTGAACGTCTTCCCGATCCGCGAGGTCGCCGACATCGGCCTGGAGCTCGGCGTGCCGCTGATCGTGGACAACACGGCAGCCCCGCTGACGGTGCGGCCCTTCGAGCATGGCGCGGCGGTGACGCTCTATTCGGCGACCAAATACATCGGCGGCCACGGCACCACCATCGGCGGCGTCCTGATTGATGGCGGCACCTTCCCGTGGGAGGCCCACGCCGCCCGCTTCCCGCTGCTGACCCAGCCCGATCCCAGCTATCATGGCGCCATCTGGACGGAAGCCGCAAAGCCGCTCGGCCCCATCGCCTACGCGTTGCGCGCCCGCGTCACCCTGCTGCGCGACATCGGCGCGGCGCTCAGCCCGCAATCGGCCTTCCAGCTGATCCAGGGTCTGGAGACGCTGCCCCTGCGCATCCGCCAGCACAACGCCAACGCCATCCTCGTGGCGAATCACCTGAAGGCGCACGCCAAGGTGACGTCGGTCATCTTCCCCGGCCTTCAGGAGGGCGAGGCCCGGCGCCGGGCGGACGCCTATCTGAAGGGCGGTTACGGCGGGCTGGTCGGCTTCGAGCTGGCCGGCGGTGCGGAGGCGGGCCGGCGGTTCATCGACGCGCTGAAGCTGTTCTACCACGTCGCCAACATCGGCGACGCCCGGTCGCTCGCCATCCACCCGGCCACCACCACCCACTCCCAGCTGTCTGCGGAAGACCAGCGCGCCAGCGGCGTGACGCCCGGCTACGTCCGCCTGTCCATCGGCATCGAGCATCCGGACGACATCATTGCCGATTTGGAGCAGGCGCTGGCGGAGGCGTGA
- a CDS encoding FAD-binding protein: MANAPGAPANPSASSLEFDAHLEADVLVLGGGPAGTWAAIAAATAGARTILADKGFCGTSGATAASGTTLWYVDPDPAKRAAAKAAREGLGGHLADHGWMDRVLDRTHAAVGQLADWGYPFPRDADGRDHRVSVQGPEYMRLMRRRVKQAGVTILDHCPALELLVDDGGAVAGAAGVRRQKGGRWAVRAKAVVIATGGCAFLSKALGCNVLTGDGLLMAAEAGADLSGMEFSNAYAIAPAFGSVTKTLLYQWASFTRADGEVIPGAASKGGRSVIARVLATEPVYARLDRAEPELWAAMRHAQPNFFLPFDRVGIDPFTQRFPVTLRLEGTVRGTGGLRLVNETCATAVPGLFAAGDAATREPICGGFTGGGSHNAAWAMSSGHWAGQGAADHARALGNGARTLRRAGGAGLREGRGGAIDAAALTRAVQAEVFPYHINYFRTEEGLTGALARLDRLWSDAAGAAPSSADDSLRVREAAAMLATARWMYRSALGRTESRGMHRRLDHAALDPAQRHLLTVGGLDEVHVSARPAPLHPDPVGAKRELAA, encoded by the coding sequence ATGGCCAACGCGCCCGGCGCTCCCGCCAACCCATCCGCTTCATCTCTTGAGTTCGACGCCCACCTTGAGGCCGACGTCCTCGTTCTGGGCGGCGGCCCCGCCGGCACCTGGGCGGCTATCGCCGCCGCAACCGCCGGTGCCCGCACCATCCTGGCCGACAAGGGCTTCTGCGGCACGTCCGGCGCCACCGCCGCGTCGGGAACCACGCTGTGGTACGTCGACCCCGACCCGGCCAAGCGCGCGGCGGCCAAGGCGGCGCGCGAGGGGCTCGGCGGTCATCTGGCCGATCACGGCTGGATGGACCGCGTGCTCGACCGCACCCACGCGGCGGTCGGGCAGCTTGCCGACTGGGGCTATCCCTTTCCGCGCGACGCCGACGGGCGGGACCACCGCGTGTCGGTGCAGGGGCCGGAATACATGCGGCTGATGCGCCGCCGGGTGAAACAGGCCGGCGTGACCATCCTCGACCATTGCCCGGCGCTGGAACTGCTGGTCGATGACGGCGGCGCCGTGGCCGGCGCGGCCGGTGTGCGGCGGCAGAAGGGCGGACGCTGGGCCGTTCGGGCGAAGGCGGTGGTCATCGCCACCGGCGGCTGCGCCTTCCTCAGCAAGGCGCTCGGCTGCAACGTGCTGACCGGCGACGGGCTGCTGATGGCGGCGGAGGCCGGGGCCGACCTGTCGGGGATGGAATTCTCCAACGCCTACGCCATCGCCCCGGCCTTCGGGTCGGTGACCAAGACCTTGCTCTATCAGTGGGCCAGCTTCACGCGGGCGGACGGCGAGGTCATTCCGGGCGCCGCCTCCAAGGGGGGGCGTTCGGTCATCGCGCGGGTCCTGGCGACCGAGCCGGTCTACGCCCGCCTCGACCGGGCCGAACCGGAGCTGTGGGCGGCGATGCGCCACGCCCAGCCGAACTTCTTCCTGCCCTTCGACCGCGTCGGCATCGACCCCTTCACCCAGCGCTTCCCGGTGACCTTGCGGCTGGAGGGCACGGTGCGCGGCACCGGCGGCCTGCGGCTGGTGAACGAGACCTGCGCCACCGCCGTGCCCGGCCTGTTCGCCGCGGGGGACGCCGCGACGCGCGAGCCGATCTGCGGCGGCTTCACCGGCGGCGGCAGCCACAACGCGGCTTGGGCGATGTCGAGCGGCCATTGGGCCGGGCAGGGGGCCGCCGACCATGCCCGCGCCCTGGGGAATGGGGCTCGCACGCTGCGGCGGGCCGGTGGCGCCGGGCTGCGCGAGGGGCGGGGCGGGGCGATCGACGCCGCGGCGCTGACCCGCGCCGTCCAGGCCGAGGTGTTCCCCTACCACATCAACTATTTCCGCACGGAGGAGGGGCTGACCGGCGCGCTCGCCCGGCTGGACCGGCTGTGGAGCGACGCGGCCGGAGCCGCGCCATCCTCGGCCGACGACTCCCTGCGCGTGCGGGAGGCCGCGGCGATGCTGGCGACGGCCCGCTGGATGTACCGCTCGGCGCTGGGGCGCACGGAATCGCGCGGCATGCACCGCCGCCTCGACCATGCCGCCCTCGATCCGGCGCAGCGCCATCTGCTGACGGTCGGGGGGCTGGACGAGGTCCACGTCTCCGCCCGTCCGGCGCCGCTCCATCCAGATCCGGTTGGGGCGAAGCGGGAGCTGGCCGCATGA
- a CDS encoding 4Fe-4S dicluster domain-containing protein, which yields MIELISPTRCTGCNICVSICPMDVFQAAGGGRSDGAAPAIARQSDCQTCFLCEAHCPDDALYVAPDAETVTGIAEETVVAAGLFGSYRRVIGWSNGHRDNRSADQTFRLLAPH from the coding sequence ATGATCGAGCTGATCAGTCCGACCCGCTGCACCGGCTGCAACATCTGCGTGTCCATCTGCCCGATGGACGTGTTCCAGGCAGCCGGCGGGGGGCGCTCCGATGGAGCGGCCCCCGCCATTGCCCGGCAATCCGATTGCCAGACCTGCTTCCTGTGCGAAGCCCATTGCCCCGACGATGCCCTCTATGTCGCCCCCGACGCCGAGACGGTGACGGGGATCGCCGAAGAGACGGTGGTCGCCGCCGGCCTCTTCGGCAGCTACCGCCGCGTCATCGGCTGGAGCAACGGCCATCGCGACAACCGTTCCGCCGACCAGACCTTCCGGCTGCTGGCGCCCCATTGA
- a CDS encoding ABC transporter substrate-binding protein, with the protein MTVFDPSAVRLSRRRLLAGAAVTAGAVTAGAFAAAPLWAGPARAAAAKATLAYGSTGYTWAVPFVAEAAGTWAEAGFDINTMEFESGRDSMQALLAGSADFSASTDTPVVFAVLQGLRPLILVNYSRYSRDMKIVVRKDAGIDPAKPASLKGRRIATRVGTSGQYMLAKYLEFAGLAQSDVEVVDLTPNNMTSALVRGDIDGFAWSSQSAVVAERQSGGKTAVMTQDGLERFFQSHQLLLTTEKVVKEKPELVAGAIKALQAAERRIHADGGWADLIARRIHTPSKEILEATSEFTFKIAFDDRFLDDLVAEAEWAIAAGLAKRPAGDLRALFRGLIVDSPLKAVAPDRVTLT; encoded by the coding sequence ATGACTGTGTTCGATCCATCCGCTGTACGCCTCAGCCGTCGCCGCCTGCTGGCGGGCGCGGCGGTGACCGCCGGCGCCGTGACTGCCGGCGCATTCGCCGCCGCACCGCTGTGGGCCGGCCCCGCGCGCGCAGCGGCGGCCAAGGCGACGCTGGCCTACGGCAGCACCGGCTACACCTGGGCGGTGCCCTTCGTCGCCGAGGCCGCCGGCACCTGGGCCGAGGCTGGCTTCGACATCAACACCATGGAGTTCGAGAGCGGGCGCGATTCGATGCAGGCGCTGCTCGCCGGCTCCGCCGATTTCTCCGCCTCGACCGACACGCCGGTGGTGTTCGCGGTGCTGCAGGGGCTGCGCCCGCTGATCCTGGTGAATTACAGCCGCTATTCGCGCGACATGAAGATCGTCGTGCGCAAGGACGCCGGCATCGATCCGGCCAAGCCGGCCAGCCTGAAGGGCCGCCGGATCGCCACCCGCGTCGGCACGTCCGGGCAGTACATGCTGGCGAAGTATCTGGAGTTCGCCGGGCTGGCGCAGAGCGATGTCGAGGTCGTCGACCTCACCCCGAACAACATGACCTCCGCCCTGGTGCGCGGCGACATCGACGGCTTCGCCTGGAGCAGCCAGTCCGCCGTGGTGGCGGAGCGCCAGTCGGGCGGCAAGACCGCGGTGATGACCCAGGACGGGCTGGAGAGGTTCTTCCAGAGCCATCAGCTCCTGCTGACCACGGAGAAGGTGGTGAAGGAGAAGCCGGAGCTGGTCGCCGGCGCCATCAAGGCGCTGCAGGCGGCGGAACGGCGGATTCACGCCGACGGCGGCTGGGCCGACCTGATCGCGCGGCGCATCCACACCCCGTCCAAGGAGATCCTGGAGGCGACGTCCGAATTCACCTTCAAGATCGCCTTCGACGACCGCTTCCTCGACGATCTGGTGGCGGAAGCGGAATGGGCCATCGCCGCCGGCCTCGCCAAGCGCCCGGCCGGCGACCTGCGCGCCCTGTTCCGCGGCCTGATCGTCGACTCGCCGCTGAAGGCGGTGGCGCCCGACCGGGTCACCCTCACATGA
- a CDS encoding ABC transporter ATP-binding protein, whose product MSGPLIAFDRVSQIYAARDGSPVWALRDVSLTVEAGEFVCLIGPSGCGKSTLIHLLAGFLTPTSGDVRFRGRPLAGPGPERGVVFQEYALFAWMTARQNVEFGLRMQRVSAPIRRRRALEALDRVGLRHAADRYPHELSGGMRQRVAVARALVVEPEVVLMDEPFAAVDAMTRTTLQEDLLRLWRETGVSVLFVTHNIDEAVFLAQRVVVMGAGPGVIREDLTVDLPYPRDRGSADFGREYARIAAALARGSRKAGETDGERRAA is encoded by the coding sequence ATGAGCGGGCCGCTGATCGCTTTCGACCGCGTGTCGCAGATCTACGCGGCCCGCGACGGGTCGCCGGTCTGGGCGCTGCGCGACGTGTCGCTGACGGTGGAGGCCGGCGAGTTCGTCTGCCTGATCGGCCCGTCCGGCTGCGGCAAGTCTACGCTGATCCACCTGCTCGCCGGTTTCCTGACGCCGACTTCGGGGGACGTGCGCTTCCGCGGCCGGCCGCTGGCCGGGCCGGGGCCGGAGCGCGGCGTGGTGTTCCAGGAATACGCCCTGTTCGCCTGGATGACCGCACGGCAGAACGTCGAGTTCGGCCTGCGCATGCAGCGCGTCTCCGCCCCCATCCGGCGCCGCCGGGCGCTGGAGGCGCTGGACCGGGTCGGGCTGCGCCACGCCGCCGACCGCTACCCGCACGAGCTGTCGGGCGGCATGCGCCAGCGCGTCGCCGTCGCCCGCGCCCTGGTGGTGGAGCCGGAGGTGGTGCTGATGGACGAGCCCTTCGCCGCCGTCGACGCCATGACCCGCACCACCCTGCAGGAGGACCTGCTGCGGCTGTGGCGGGAAACCGGGGTGTCGGTCCTGTTCGTCACCCACAACATCGACGAGGCGGTCTTCCTCGCCCAGCGGGTGGTGGTGATGGGGGCCGGGCCGGGCGTCATCCGCGAGGATCTGACGGTCGATCTGCCCTATCCGCGCGACCGCGGGTCGGCGGACTTCGGCCGGGAATACGCCCGCATCGCCGCGGCGCTGGCCCGCGGCAGCCGGAAAGCCGGCGAGACCGACGGCGAACGGAGGGCCGCGTGA
- a CDS encoding ABC transporter permease, with amino-acid sequence MTATTEGMIGNRRATPRGSVAETPSDGAAFAEEFRRAHRRGRRRAAWLRALLNVTGILLFLAVWEAVPRLGTWVNPVLLPPPSVVFDTFVPMLLSGEIPANILVSLRRAALGFAIATATGVTAGLLTARIGLLHHVSEPILHGFRSVPSIALVPLSVLWFGIGEGSKVALVAWGSFFPIWITTFIGVRDVPAAYLRSAACLGAGRLATLLLVVLPAALPMILAGLRQGIAVSLILLVAAELSGAREGIAYMMSTGHQMFRVDIMLIGLVLLGTFGFIADRLFVALIRRLFPWYTTAS; translated from the coding sequence GTGACCGCGACGACGGAAGGCATGATCGGCAATCGCCGCGCCACCCCCCGGGGCTCGGTAGCGGAGACGCCGTCCGACGGCGCCGCCTTCGCCGAAGAGTTCCGCCGTGCCCACCGCCGCGGCCGGCGTCGGGCGGCGTGGCTGCGCGCCCTGCTGAACGTGACGGGCATCCTGCTGTTCCTGGCGGTCTGGGAGGCGGTGCCGCGGCTCGGCACCTGGGTCAACCCGGTGCTGCTGCCGCCGCCGTCGGTGGTGTTCGACACCTTCGTCCCGATGCTGCTGTCCGGCGAGATTCCGGCCAACATCCTGGTCAGCCTGCGCCGGGCGGCGCTCGGCTTCGCCATCGCGACGGCGACCGGCGTGACCGCCGGGCTGCTGACCGCGCGCATCGGCCTGCTGCACCATGTCAGCGAGCCGATCCTGCACGGATTCCGCTCCGTCCCCTCCATCGCGCTGGTGCCGCTGTCGGTGCTGTGGTTCGGCATCGGGGAGGGGTCGAAGGTGGCGCTGGTCGCCTGGGGCAGCTTCTTCCCGATCTGGATCACCACCTTCATCGGCGTGCGCGATGTGCCGGCGGCCTATCTGCGCTCCGCCGCCTGTCTGGGGGCGGGACGGCTGGCGACGCTGCTGCTGGTGGTGTTGCCGGCGGCGCTGCCGATGATCCTGGCCGGCTTGCGCCAGGGCATTGCCGTCTCGCTGATCCTGCTGGTCGCCGCCGAGCTGTCGGGCGCGCGGGAGGGCATCGCCTACATGATGTCCACCGGCCACCAGATGTTCCGCGTCGACATCATGCTGATCGGGCTGGTGCTGCTCGGCACCTTCGGCTTCATCGCCGACCGCCTGTTCGTGGCGCTGATCCGCCGCCTGTTCCCCTGGTACACCACCGCCTCCTGA
- a CDS encoding amidohydrolase, whose amino-acid sequence MSEPTLILRNARTITFDPARPRASAVALAGDRILAVGGEEVAGLATASTEVIDLGGATLIPGFNDAHAHMEREGLKRLRPSLAGACSVGDILERVRAAAAETPPGQWIVTMPIGTPPFFFDGAASLAEGRPPDRHELDRAAPDHPVYIPGLFGNWGKPPGHSVLNSRALALNGITAATVPTCSGVEILKDADGEPTGVIVERNSRPTVEFDLLPAVPRFGFAERLEGVRRSQRLYNAQGTTSVYEGHGSAPQTISVYRRLWELGELTVRVGLVVSPSWADIAEARRAMRDWLAHARGAGLGDPWLRLSGVHIAYGGDPAVACCARANLPDTGWSGFVEQALTPADFREACLLAAEHDLRLHTIVSDKLHEVVPVLEAVNERHRLSGRRWVIEHIGRARLADLEALKRLDVLVTTIPTYFLWKGGAAYLDEPDGGDLVVPHAHLLRLGIPTAIATDNIPYDPFFTLWTVCNRRERTSGRVIGPDQRLDAKTALRLFTVAGAALTFDEGWKGPLRAGFAADLAVLSEDPTAIDPDRLRDLRCRLTIAGGRIVHREGV is encoded by the coding sequence ATGAGCGAACCGACCCTGATCCTGCGCAACGCGCGGACCATCACCTTCGATCCGGCAAGGCCGCGCGCCAGCGCGGTGGCGCTGGCCGGCGACCGCATCCTCGCCGTCGGCGGGGAGGAGGTGGCCGGGCTCGCCACCGCATCGACCGAGGTGATCGACCTCGGCGGGGCGACGCTGATCCCCGGCTTCAACGACGCCCACGCCCATATGGAGCGTGAGGGGCTGAAGCGCCTGCGCCCCTCGCTGGCCGGCGCGTGCAGCGTTGGCGACATCCTGGAGCGGGTGCGGGCGGCGGCGGCGGAGACGCCGCCCGGCCAGTGGATCGTCACCATGCCGATCGGCACGCCGCCCTTCTTCTTCGACGGTGCCGCCAGCCTTGCGGAAGGGCGGCCGCCGGACCGGCACGAGCTGGACCGCGCCGCGCCGGATCATCCCGTCTACATCCCCGGCCTGTTCGGCAACTGGGGCAAGCCGCCGGGGCACAGCGTCCTGAACAGCCGGGCGCTGGCGCTGAACGGCATCACCGCGGCGACCGTACCGACCTGTTCCGGCGTCGAGATCCTGAAGGACGCCGACGGCGAGCCGACCGGAGTCATCGTCGAGCGCAACAGCCGCCCGACCGTCGAGTTCGACCTGCTGCCGGCCGTTCCCCGCTTCGGCTTCGCCGAACGGCTGGAAGGGGTGCGGCGGTCGCAGCGGCTCTACAACGCCCAAGGCACCACCAGCGTTTACGAGGGGCACGGCTCGGCGCCGCAGACCATCTCGGTCTACCGCCGCCTGTGGGAGCTGGGGGAGCTGACGGTGCGGGTCGGGCTGGTGGTCAGCCCAAGCTGGGCCGACATCGCCGAGGCGCGGCGCGCCATGCGCGACTGGCTGGCCCACGCCCGCGGCGCCGGGCTGGGCGATCCCTGGCTGAGGCTGTCGGGTGTCCACATCGCCTATGGCGGCGATCCGGCGGTGGCCTGCTGCGCCCGCGCCAACCTGCCCGACACCGGCTGGTCGGGCTTCGTCGAACAGGCGCTGACACCGGCCGACTTCCGCGAGGCCTGCCTCCTGGCCGCCGAGCACGACCTGCGCCTGCACACCATCGTCAGCGACAAGCTGCACGAGGTGGTGCCGGTGCTCGAAGCGGTGAACGAACGCCACAGGCTGTCCGGGCGGCGTTGGGTGATCGAGCACATCGGCCGCGCCCGGCTGGCCGACCTGGAGGCGCTGAAGCGGCTCGACGTGCTGGTGACGACGATCCCGACTTATTTCCTGTGGAAGGGCGGGGCCGCCTATCTGGACGAGCCGGACGGTGGCGATCTGGTGGTGCCGCACGCCCATCTGCTGCGGCTGGGCATCCCGACCGCCATCGCCACCGACAACATCCCGTACGACCCCTTCTTCACCCTGTGGACGGTCTGCAACCGGCGCGAACGGACCAGCGGCCGGGTGATCGGTCCCGACCAGCGGCTGGACGCCAAGACGGCCCTGCGCCTGTTCACCGTGGCGGGCGCCGCCCTGACCTTCGACGAGGGTTGGAAGGGGCCGCTGCGCGCCGGCTTCGCCGCCGACCTCGCCGTGCTGTCGGAGGACCCCACCGCCATCGACCCGGACCGGCTGCGCGACCTGCGCTGCCGCCTGACCATCGCCGGCGGGCGGATCGTCCATCGCGAGGGGGTATGA
- a CDS encoding FAD/NAD(P)-binding protein, with translation MSGPEPLRIVIVGAGVSGSGVAAGLVRAGAAGGFSAVVDLVDPRPSLGAGLTYAPGGDPRHRVNVPSVRMVAATGRTGEEGAEEDFHRWCLERGVLEADPAGWSEGLHYPARSEFGRYLDERLRSLFAAPGSVRVTHRRDRAVAAHRRGTSHGTGFVVEMAGGTATEADALVLCTGNPPPELPGVLAALGGHPRVIADPWAPGALDGVARDDRVLIVGTGLTMGDVVATLLGRGHRRPLTALSRHGLVPRPRPAQATSWTDFTADPPTRVRDLLLRVRAAVAAAQRAGRPWTDVLESVRLQNGVLWSALPLDERRRFQRHLWVWWDVHRFQAAPQVARLVEEAQAAGRLAVLAGRLVAASAGEDASGGDGLWVVHRPRGGDGLVGRSYDALVNCTGAGHGASFGRNALLASLAAQGLIRPDRLGSGVEVDERGRALDAGGRPVPGLFVVGPPTRGSLGEVVGASEIVPHALTVAEALTGLRHGRDQPPPE, from the coding sequence ATGAGCGGGCCGGAACCCTTGCGGATCGTCATCGTCGGTGCCGGCGTCTCGGGCAGCGGCGTGGCGGCCGGGCTGGTGCGCGCGGGTGCCGCGGGCGGCTTTTCCGCCGTGGTGGACCTTGTGGACCCGCGGCCGTCGCTCGGCGCCGGCCTGACCTACGCCCCCGGCGGGGACCCGCGCCACCGGGTGAACGTGCCCTCCGTGCGCATGGTGGCGGCGACCGGCCGGACAGGGGAGGAGGGCGCGGAGGAGGATTTCCATCGCTGGTGCCTGGAGCGCGGCGTGCTGGAGGCCGATCCGGCGGGCTGGTCGGAGGGGCTTCACTACCCCGCGCGGTCGGAATTCGGGCGCTACCTCGACGAACGGCTGCGGTCGCTGTTCGCCGCACCCGGATCGGTGCGGGTGACCCACCGCCGCGACCGGGCGGTCGCCGCCCATCGCCGTGGGACGTCCCACGGAACGGGGTTCGTGGTGGAGATGGCCGGCGGCACGGCGACGGAGGCCGACGCGCTCGTCCTGTGCACCGGAAACCCGCCCCCCGAACTGCCGGGCGTGCTGGCGGCGCTGGGCGGACACCCGCGGGTCATCGCCGATCCCTGGGCGCCGGGCGCCCTCGACGGCGTTGCGCGGGACGACCGGGTGCTCATCGTCGGCACCGGCCTGACCATGGGGGACGTGGTGGCGACGCTGCTCGGCCGCGGCCATCGCAGACCGCTGACCGCCCTGTCGCGCCACGGGCTGGTACCGCGCCCGCGCCCGGCCCAGGCCACGTCCTGGACCGACTTCACCGCCGATCCGCCCACCCGCGTCCGCGACCTGCTGCTGCGCGTGCGCGCCGCGGTCGCCGCCGCCCAGCGGGCGGGGCGGCCCTGGACCGACGTGCTGGAAAGCGTGCGTCTCCAGAACGGAGTCCTGTGGTCCGCTCTGCCGCTCGACGAGCGGCGGCGCTTCCAGCGCCATCTTTGGGTCTGGTGGGACGTTCACCGCTTCCAGGCGGCCCCGCAGGTCGCCCGTCTGGTGGAGGAAGCGCAGGCGGCTGGGCGCCTCGCCGTGCTGGCCGGCCGGCTGGTCGCGGCGAGCGCCGGGGAAGACGCCTCGGGTGGCGACGGGTTGTGGGTCGTCCACCGGCCGCGCGGCGGGGATGGTCTGGTCGGGCGGAGCTACGATGCCCTGGTGAATTGCACCGGTGCCGGGCACGGCGCCTCCTTCGGCCGCAACGCGCTGCTGGCCAGCTTGGCCGCCCAGGGACTGATCCGGCCGGACCGGCTCGGTTCGGGTGTCGAGGTCGATGAGCGCGGCCGGGCGCTCGACGCCGGTGGCCGACCGGTTCCCGGCCTGTTCGTCGTCGGGCCGCCGACCCGCGGCAGCCTTGGCGAGGTGGTCGGCGCGTCGGAAATTGTTCCTCATGCGCTGACCGTCGCCGAGGCTCTGACGGGGCTGCGCCACGGCCGCGACCAGCCTCCGCCCGAATAG